A window from candidate division WOR-3 bacterium encodes these proteins:
- the rplT gene encoding 50S ribosomal protein L20, with protein MPRATNNPASKARHKKILELAKGFYGVRHSRFKSANQAVMRAGINAYSDRKKKKRDFRRLWITRISASCQNQGLSYSKFMFGLSKAGIQINRKMIAEIAAKDNEAFSDLVKIAQKSLS; from the coding sequence ATGCCGCGAGCCACAAATAACCCCGCGTCAAAGGCGAGACATAAAAAAATTCTCGAACTCGCCAAAGGTTTTTACGGAGTAAGACATTCAAGGTTCAAATCTGCCAACCAAGCTGTTATGAGAGCAGGCATCAATGCTTACTCTGACAGAAAAAAGAAAAAAAGAGATTTCAGAAGGCTCTGGATTACGAGAATTTCAGCTTCCTGCCAAAACCAGGGTCTTTCTTACTCTAAATTCATGTTCGGGTTGAGCAAAGCCGGAATTCAAATAAACCGTAAAATGATTGCCGAAATCGCGGCTAAAGACAATGAAGCTTTCAGCGATCTGGTCAAAATCGCGCAAAAATCTCTTTCTTGA
- the infC gene encoding translation initiation factor IF-3 — protein MTFSPKGYKNVQVNHSIKSPSVRVVDENGKYIGILDVKTAVNMAAERGYDLVMISESSTPPVCKIIDFGKFKFDEKKKLKEAQHKQTTIKVKELRMKPGIDEHDYRVKLEKAKSFLTQGKDGKSSNSPLSNKKNKVKFIVRLYGREMAHSERGMAVLNKFIEDLEDLGTVEQNPIQEGRFISMVIAPKKMEGKQNAKN, from the coding sequence ATCACGTTTTCTCCCAAAGGTTATAAAAACGTTCAGGTCAATCATTCAATTAAAAGCCCAAGCGTCAGGGTAGTAGATGAAAACGGGAAATACATAGGAATATTAGACGTGAAGACAGCAGTGAATATGGCAGCCGAACGAGGTTACGATTTAGTTATGATTTCGGAATCTTCAACTCCCCCTGTGTGCAAGATAATCGACTTCGGTAAATTCAAATTCGACGAGAAAAAAAAGTTAAAGGAAGCTCAACACAAACAAACAACTATCAAGGTCAAAGAACTCCGAATGAAACCTGGAATAGACGAGCACGATTACAGAGTTAAACTTGAGAAAGCTAAATCTTTTTTAACTCAGGGAAAAGACGGAAAAAGCAGTAATTCACCTCTGTCCAACAAAAAAAACAAAGTAAAATTTATCGTCCGTTTGTACGGAAGGGAAATGGCTCACTCTGAACGGGGAATGGCTGTTTTAAACAAATTCATTGAAGACCTAGAGGATTTGGGTACCGTCGAACAAAATCCAATTCAGGAAGGCCGTTTCATCAGCATGGTAATAGCGCCTAAAAAAATGGAGGGCAAACAAAATGCCAAAAATTAA
- the thrS gene encoding threonine--tRNA ligase, with amino-acid sequence MRAYELLKKDAYTVLCGDELVDLDEQIKDACEALPFSDERCRNVFWHSSAHLLAQAVLRLFPGTKLGVGPAVEEGFYYDFIPPKPFTPEDLTQIEDEMKKIILEDLPIKKTVVSKDDMVELLKKQGQDLKIELAQEFDEPISYYSQGEFFDMCRGPHLRSTGEVGHVKVLSVAAAYWKGDEKNPSMQRVYAIAFPSKELLEEHLEKLEQAKLRDHRKIGKNMSLFSIEEEGGQGLIYWHEAGSIIREEVENLWINEHKRRGYGFVRTPHIARADLWRQSGHLDYYSENMFFLDDKEFVLKPMNCPEHILIFKRNKKSYRELPYKIAELGTVYRKERSGVLHGMLRVRGFTQDDAHIFCTADQIEQEITGVLDLVLGWIERFRYDKYSIELSLRDPLNAGKYAGDEESWERAESSLKSALENNNLQYKEMPGEAVFYGPKIDFKLYDAIGRSWQGSTIQLDFNLPKRFDLVYIDKDGQDKTVIMIHRAIMGSLERFVGGLIEHYSGRFPFWLAPEQVRIIPITQEQQESAQNLAKSLRENGIRCSVDERNEKLGHKIRDAETAHVSLMAVLGRKEMELSRISIRESQGKEMGLMSYESLIELCINRIDEGRKKLNR; translated from the coding sequence ATGAGGGCATACGAATTATTAAAAAAGGACGCATATACAGTACTCTGCGGGGATGAGCTCGTCGACCTCGACGAACAAATAAAAGATGCATGTGAAGCGCTTCCCTTCTCGGACGAAAGGTGCAGAAATGTATTTTGGCATTCTTCCGCTCACCTTCTCGCCCAGGCTGTTTTAAGGCTATTCCCGGGTACAAAACTCGGAGTCGGTCCGGCTGTAGAAGAAGGTTTTTATTATGATTTTATACCTCCAAAACCTTTCACACCCGAAGACCTGACCCAAATTGAAGACGAAATGAAAAAAATAATCTTAGAGGATTTGCCCATAAAAAAGACCGTTGTTTCAAAAGACGACATGGTCGAACTTCTGAAAAAACAAGGGCAGGATTTGAAAATTGAACTCGCCCAGGAATTTGATGAACCAATCAGCTACTACTCTCAGGGGGAATTCTTCGACATGTGCAGGGGTCCCCACTTGAGGTCTACAGGTGAAGTAGGTCATGTAAAAGTTTTAAGCGTTGCCGCCGCCTATTGGAAAGGCGACGAAAAGAATCCATCGATGCAGAGAGTTTACGCAATCGCTTTTCCCTCAAAAGAACTCCTCGAGGAACACCTGGAAAAATTGGAGCAGGCAAAACTCAGAGACCACAGAAAAATCGGCAAAAACATGAGTCTCTTCAGCATTGAAGAAGAAGGCGGCCAAGGGCTGATATACTGGCATGAAGCTGGGAGTATAATCAGAGAAGAAGTCGAAAACCTCTGGATCAACGAGCACAAAAGGCGCGGATACGGTTTCGTCAGAACCCCTCATATCGCCAGAGCAGACCTCTGGAGGCAATCCGGTCATTTGGATTATTACAGCGAGAATATGTTTTTCCTCGACGACAAAGAATTTGTTTTGAAACCGATGAACTGTCCTGAACACATACTGATTTTTAAAAGGAACAAAAAAAGTTACAGAGAACTGCCTTATAAAATTGCCGAACTCGGAACAGTCTACAGAAAAGAGAGATCGGGAGTGTTGCATGGAATGCTGCGGGTCAGAGGATTCACTCAGGACGACGCTCATATCTTCTGCACCGCGGATCAAATCGAACAGGAGATAACAGGTGTTCTTGACCTTGTTCTCGGCTGGATCGAGAGATTCCGATACGATAAGTACTCCATAGAGCTCAGCCTCCGGGACCCTCTAAATGCCGGTAAGTACGCCGGTGATGAAGAAAGTTGGGAAAGGGCTGAATCTTCCTTGAAATCCGCCCTTGAAAACAACAATCTTCAATACAAAGAAATGCCGGGGGAAGCAGTTTTTTACGGACCGAAAATTGACTTCAAACTTTACGACGCCATTGGCCGATCATGGCAAGGCTCGACCATACAACTTGACTTTAACCTCCCCAAGAGGTTCGACCTCGTCTACATTGATAAAGACGGACAAGACAAAACCGTAATCATGATTCACAGGGCAATTATGGGATCTCTAGAAAGATTTGTCGGCGGCCTGATCGAACACTATTCAGGCAGATTTCCTTTCTGGCTTGCTCCAGAGCAAGTCAGAATAATCCCCATAACCCAGGAACAACAAGAATCAGCTCAAAATCTTGCCAAATCTCTTCGAGAAAATGGAATCAGATGCTCTGTGGACGAAAGAAACGAAAAGTTAGGCCACAAAATCAGAGACGCGGAGACCGCCCATGTTTCTTTGATGGCTGTTTTAGGAAGAAAAGAAATGGAGTTAAGCCGGATTTCCATTAGGGAATCGCAGGGAAAAGAAATGGGCTTGATGTCTTACGAATCCTTGATAGAATTATGTATTAACCGTATAGACGAAGGAAGAAAGAAACTCAACAGATAA
- the rpmI gene encoding 50S ribosomal protein L35, with amino-acid sequence MPKIKTNKSAAKRFKKTKNGKIKRWQSFTGHLKTGKSAGRRRKLRSSTLVSKANLEKTKMLIPYA; translated from the coding sequence ATGCCAAAAATTAAAACAAACAAATCAGCAGCAAAAAGATTTAAAAAGACAAAGAACGGTAAAATTAAGAGATGGCAGTCTTTCACGGGTCACTTGAAAACAGGCAAATCAGCGGGAAGAAGGAGAAAATTGAGATCTTCAACTCTCGTCTCCAAAGCCAATCTCGAAAAGACTAAAATGCTAATACCTTACGCTTGA